A genomic region of Ruficoccus amylovorans contains the following coding sequences:
- a CDS encoding type II secretion system protein, with translation MRSPARRRRQPAFTVIEVFMVVSLLAAVLGLVIVNYFNISGSYDKRPARDQIQRAVAEGYRLARLEGGIVSLRYEAENGALSLSDQQGKELARITLPGVPEDGEMTFYRIKPESQLTEEPNFEAEEDPVEVLDFQPYGASLPFLVHYTHGTEAFTLRFDAFSALSWEEEDVL, from the coding sequence ATGAGAAGCCCTGCACGCCGCCGGCGACAGCCAGCCTTCACCGTGATCGAAGTGTTCATGGTGGTGTCGCTGCTGGCCGCGGTGCTGGGGCTTGTCATCGTAAACTATTTTAATATCTCCGGCTCTTACGACAAGCGCCCGGCCCGGGACCAGATCCAGCGGGCCGTGGCCGAAGGCTACCGGCTGGCACGGCTGGAAGGCGGCATCGTCAGCCTCCGCTACGAGGCGGAGAACGGCGCGCTCTCGCTCAGCGATCAGCAGGGCAAGGAGCTGGCCAGAATCACGCTGCCCGGCGTCCCCGAAGACGGGGAAATGACCTTCTACCGGATCAAGCCCGAGTCCCAGCTTACCGAGGAGCCGAACTTCGAAGCCGAGGAAGACCCGGTCGAGGTGCTGGATTTCCAGCCCTACGGAGCCTCACTCCCGTTCCTGGTCCACTACACTCATGGAACCGAAGCCTTTACCCTGAGATTTGACGCATTCTCCGCCCTTAGCTGGGAAGAAGAAGATGTTCTCTAA
- the gspG gene encoding type II secretion system major pseudopilin GspG → MMTKAAPAQRRKGFTLLEVLIAIALLAAIVALLITNLDRILGGGNKEVARIFVNETLETPLMTYRVHMGSYPTTEMGLKALMIRPSDEAVNWQGPYIKQLSKDPWGNEYQYRFPGEKNTESYDLWSWGPDGQESADDIGNWNPQLMGDSGNQASTTDNF, encoded by the coding sequence ATGATGACCAAAGCTGCCCCGGCACAACGCCGCAAAGGCTTCACGCTGCTTGAGGTATTGATCGCGATTGCGCTTTTGGCCGCCATCGTCGCGCTCCTTATCACCAACCTCGACCGCATCCTCGGCGGTGGTAACAAGGAAGTCGCCCGCATCTTCGTCAACGAAACGCTCGAAACGCCCCTTATGACCTACCGGGTACACATGGGAAGCTACCCGACGACCGAGATGGGGCTTAAGGCCCTGATGATCCGTCCCTCCGACGAGGCCGTCAACTGGCAGGGACCGTACATCAAGCAACTCTCCAAAGACCCGTGGGGTAACGAGTACCAGTACCGCTTCCCCGGTGAAAAGAACACCGAGTCCTACGACCTGTGGTCCTGGGGGCCCGACGGCCAGGAAAGCGCCGACGATATTGGCAACTGGAATCCGCAGCTCATGGGAGACTCCGGCAACCAGGCCTCCACCACGGATAATTTCTAA